In Candidatus Hydrogenedens sp., the genomic window ATTTCGAGTAGAGATTTTGCCTGACAGAAGTTGTTGTGGTAGACCGTCATTCAGTGTCGGAAACCTCGAAAATGCACGAAAAAAAGGTGAACAAAATTTAAATATCTTAAAGGATAGAAAAGAACCTATCCTATTTTTAGAACCTTCATGCTTTACCATGTTTTATGAGGATTATAAAGAATTAAAACTGGAATCAGCGGAAATGATTGCAGAAAAATCCATGCTTTTAGAAGAATTTCTGGTAAATCTACTGGATAGCGATTCTTCTGCTTTATCTTTTTCTCGAAATAAATCTATGCAGATTGCAGTACATACTCATTGTCATACAAAAGCAACTCGTGGAAGCATACCTATGAAAAGACTCTTATCTCGCATTCCGAATGCGCAGGTTCAAATACTACCTTCTGCCTGTTGTGGAATGGCAGGTGCCTACGGAATAATGAAAGATACTTATGAACTATCTATGGATGTAGGTAAACACCTAAAAGAATTGATAGAAAAATTACCCAATAGTACAAAAGTAGTCGCTTCTGGCACCAGTTGTAGACAACAAATCTCCTATATAACTAATCGGAAAGCAGAACATTTTATACAGGTTCTTGCACAAACAATAAATTAAAAGGAGACTACAATGTTAACAGGGAGAAAACGAAAATTATTATTTTGGAGTTTTTTCATTTTAGCCCCTATCTTATTTCCTGTTATTACATTCTTTGCTCTGGCACATTATAGTGCCTATCACAATCCCATGCCCCAAGATTTCAGACAAAGCATATACAAAGATACGGAACGAAAACCTCTTGCCCAACCTATAACACTAAAAATCGTAACCTACAACATTCAAGATACCTGGGTTGTAGGCAGATATCGTCCTGAACGAATGTATGCCTTATCTCAAAAATTAGCGGAATTCGACCCGGATATTGTTGGTTTTCAAGAATCTTTTATAAAGAAAGACCGTGATATTCTTATAAAAGAACTTACATCCAAAAGCAGACTAAAATATTATCAATATTATCCGAGTGGTCTATTAGGTAGTGGTAAATTTACGATGAGTGCCTTTCCTATTCGCGAAAATTTCTTTTACCGTTATAAAGTTACGGGTGACTGGTATCGTTTCTGGGAAGGGGACTGGTGGGCAGGTAAAGGCTCGGGACTGGCTCGAATTGAAATCCCCGGAGTAGGTTTCCTCGATTTTTATAACACACACTTACAGGCAGGCTACGGAAACCCTCGTTATCGTGCTGTAAAAGAAGCACAGGCAAAAGAATTAGCAGATTTTATTAATACATCCTGCTGGACAGAGTTCCCCGTGATTTTGGTCGGAGACCTAAACACACGAAGAGGTGAAGATGCTCATGACAGTTTGGTAGTTATTGCTAATCTGGTGCGGATAATAAATATTGACTCAAGCATTGACCACATTTATGCAAGAAAAAGTCCCTATTATCAATTTGAAGTATTAGAAACCGTAGAACTTCAAGAAGGAATAAGTGCTACAGGGAAACCTATTCGATTAAGTGACCATAATGGCTATATGACAACGGTAAAAATAACCCCAATTGGAAACTAAACCTATAAGGAGAATAAAAAATGTTAAAAAACTTTAACAAAATTCACTGCTTAACGCTTATTTTATTATGTTCTTTCTCTATATGGACCTTTGCAGAAGCGTCTCTGGATGAAGTTTCCGCAAAGTTAATATCTGCATGGGAAAAACAAAAAACCATTAAAGCCGATGTAGGAGCAGATGCTAATATCCCCATAAATAATACCAATAGTATGAAGTTAAAGGGAATTGGGGAATTATTCATCAAGCGTGATGGTGATAATGATAAATTCGCCCAGAAACTTTCTGCCTTCCCCGCTTCAGCAGTAGAATCCGGAAATTCAGCACTTATGAATACTCCTGTTGCAAAAGCCACAGTTATCTTCGATGGCAAAGAATTTTTCGTTACATATCAATTACTTGCTGTTACTGATACCATCAAAACATCGCCCGACATTACTAAAGGGGCAATTCCTATCGGAGGGAAAAAAATGTTTGATACCGTTAAGGAAAAGATGAATATCACTGTAGGACCTGAAACGGAATGGGATGGGAAAAAGATGGTAGCCTTAAAACTTGAACCGAAAGAAGGACCCGGTGGTGATTTTTCTTCTGCCCATGTGCTGATGGACCCCGATTTAGGAATTATCCGCAGATTGGAAATTATCGGCAAGGACCAAACACCCATGTTCCTTCTCAAATATAAAAATGTTAAAACAGGTATTGATATTCCCGATGAAACATTTCAGATACCGGCACAAACTACACCTACTCCTCCCACAAACGGGAAATAAAAACTTTCAAATATGCAGGAAATAATTAGGAGGGGTATATTTTTATATACCCCTGATTTTTTTACTCATTAATTGCAACAATTTTGTTAGAAACCCTATTAATTATATTCCTGGGAACCTGAACACAAATATAGTCATAAATCTTTTTTTATATTTCAAAAATAAGTTATACTTATTCAAAAAAGAATTACACCTTATTTAGAGACAAACTTATGGGACATATCGTCAATCCAGAACGGGAATATCGGTTATTGCAACAGCAAATGGATAACTCTATAACCACAGTCCCTCCATCGCCCATATTAACAGAAATTTTAAAGATTTTATTTACTCCAGAAGAAGCACAACTTGCCCGACATTTACCCACACGACCTATATCAATAAAAAAATTAGCAAAACAATTAGATATGGAACAAATGGCTTTGGAGGATAAACTTTGTGATTTAGCCCTTCGTGGACTTGTGGTAGATGTTAAAAAAGGAGATGAACATTTCTTTTCACTGTCCCCAGTGTTAGGTGGTATTTTTGAATTTATCATGATGCGTACCCGTGATAATTTGCCTATATCTGAATTAGCCAAACTTTTTGATGAATACTTAAAAAAGAATAAAGAATTTATATATAGTGCTTTTGATACGGACTATCCTTTTGCTCGAACTTTTATTCGTGAGGAAACATTAGAAATAGCAGTAGCAGATAGCACGGAGATATTGGATTGGGAACGAGTCTCAAAGATTATTGAAACGGCTACAAATTTGAGTTTGGGATTGTGTGCCTGTCGTCATAACAATCACCACCTTGGTAAAGCATGCTCTGCACCTTTGGAAACCTGTATATCTATAAATGGTGGTGCAGATGCCATGATACAAATGCAAATCTCAAAGCCAATCACAGCGAAAGATGCATTGAAAATTGTGGAGGAATGCAAATCTCAACAATTAGTCCAGATAGGCGATAATGTTCAACAACAGGTTACCTTTTTATGCAATTGCTGCTCCTGTTGTTGCTCTTTATTGAATGCAATACGCACATGTAATATTAAACACGCTATCAAAACTTCGAATTGGATAATGTCGGTTAATACGGAGCAATGCAAAGGATGTGGAAAATGTTCCCAGGTCTGTCCTGTCAATGCAATTGATATAAAAAGCCCGATAAACACAGATGGAACAAATACTCATAAAACTGCCCAAGTAGATGAGACACTATGCTTGGGGTGTGGAGTATGTGCGACGGTGTGCAAATCGGGAGCCATTACTATGAAACCCCGTCCTCAACGAGTATTCCCTCCTGAAACGGCCTTTGACCGCATGGTTCAACGGGCTATTGAAAGAGGAAAACTCGCCGATTTAATTTTAGAAAATCCTGAAAAATTGTCCTATCGTGCCTTTGCTCGTATATTATCTATTCTTGAAAAAACAACTCCCGGTAAAGCATTATTGGCAATAAAACCTCTCCAATCCATCTTTTTCCAGCAAGCCATTAAAATCCTAAGTAAAACATAAATATAGTTCAGCATAAATTTTCTCTAATACATTTTATAAGGATACTTTGTGAAAGAAAACCGAAACAACTATTTCTGCTTAATTATAAATATCTTCATTCTCTCTACTTTATTTTCTTTTATGTGTTTACCACAAGGGCATTCTGAAGAAGCCCCCGTTTCATATCAAACAAAGGACCTTGTCCCTCTCTGGACAGCCACAAATGGGTATATCTCAATAAATAATTCAGAAGAACTGCAATTAGAACCCAAAGGAAATCGCATAAC contains:
- a CDS encoding 4Fe-4S binding protein encodes the protein MGHIVNPEREYRLLQQQMDNSITTVPPSPILTEILKILFTPEEAQLARHLPTRPISIKKLAKQLDMEQMALEDKLCDLALRGLVVDVKKGDEHFFSLSPVLGGIFEFIMMRTRDNLPISELAKLFDEYLKKNKEFIYSAFDTDYPFARTFIREETLEIAVADSTEILDWERVSKIIETATNLSLGLCACRHNNHHLGKACSAPLETCISINGGADAMIQMQISKPITAKDALKIVEECKSQQLVQIGDNVQQQVTFLCNCCSCCCSLLNAIRTCNIKHAIKTSNWIMSVNTEQCKGCGKCSQVCPVNAIDIKSPINTDGTNTHKTAQVDETLCLGCGVCATVCKSGAITMKPRPQRVFPPETAFDRMVQRAIERGKLADLILENPEKLSYRAFARILSILEKTTPGKALLAIKPLQSIFFQQAIKILSKT
- a CDS encoding endonuclease/exonuclease/phosphatase family protein — protein: MLTGRKRKLLFWSFFILAPILFPVITFFALAHYSAYHNPMPQDFRQSIYKDTERKPLAQPITLKIVTYNIQDTWVVGRYRPERMYALSQKLAEFDPDIVGFQESFIKKDRDILIKELTSKSRLKYYQYYPSGLLGSGKFTMSAFPIRENFFYRYKVTGDWYRFWEGDWWAGKGSGLARIEIPGVGFLDFYNTHLQAGYGNPRYRAVKEAQAKELADFINTSCWTEFPVILVGDLNTRRGEDAHDSLVVIANLVRIINIDSSIDHIYARKSPYYQFEVLETVELQEGISATGKPIRLSDHNGYMTTVKITPIGN